The Bacteroidota bacterium sequence ATCTTCAACAACAAGAACATGCAACTTGCTTTTTATTGTTTTCCTTTTTTTAGGTTGAGTTTTTTCAATGGATTTTTTTAAAACAACTATAAACCAAAATACTGAACCTTTACCGACTTCACTCTCAACATATATTTCACCTTGCATTTGTTTTACAAGTTCTTTTGAAATAGTGAGTCCCAAGCCTGTTCCTTCAATTTTTTTTGTTGATTCTGTCCTTGATGTTGAAAATGCTTTAAAAATACTTTCTAATCCTTTTTTATTTATCCCAACACCAGTATCTTTAACACTTATTTTTATTTTTGCACTGTCTTTTTGTTCCTCAAGAGTTTCAATAATTATTTTAATTTCACCTTTCTTAGTAAACTTTAGAGCGTTATTTACAATATTGATTATTATTTGATTTAAGCGTACAGGATCGCCAATTAAAGGAGAGGGGACATCATTAATAAAATGTAATGACAATTCTAAATTTCTTATTTTTGCTTTTATTTTAAGCAATTTTACTACTTCATTAATTTTATTTATTAAATCAAATTTTTCTTCAACTAATTCAAATTGACCTGCTTCAATTTTTGAAACATCCAATATATCATTAATTATTCGTAGCAGGTCATTTCCTGAATTGTAAATAATATCTAATAGCTCTTGTTGATATTCAGTAAGCTTTTCTTCTCTTAAAATTTCAGACAGACCAATAATCCCATTCATTGGAGTTCTTATTTCATGGCTCATTTCTGCCAAAAATTGTGATTTTACTTTTGTATTTTCTTCTGCTTTTATTTTTGATATTTTTAATTCTTCTTCAATCTTTTTTCTTTCATTTATTTCTTTTTCTAGATAATTTGTTCTCGAATCAACTCTTTTTTCTAATTCTATATTTAGTAATGCCAACTTTTTTTCTTCTTTTCGTTTACGGAAGTAAAGCCAAATCCAAATAATCAATGATAATATTGTTAAAATTAAAATACCAAGAATAATAATAATATTCCGAATATATTTATGATGCTCTATTTCAAATTTTTGTATCTCAATATTTTTATTTAGCAATTCATTTTCTTTTATTATTTCATAAGTTTTAAATTTAATTTGTAAACGTTCTATTCTTTTTACACTTTCTTCATTAAATATTGAATCTTTAATTGCTGAACATAAGTAGTAATAGTTATAAGCATCTTTATAATTTCCAAGTAATTTACTTACTTTATGAAGGTTTTCATAAGCTCGTTTTTCGATTTCTTTAAGACCAATATCTTTTGAAATATTTAAAGCAAGATGAGAATATTTTTTTGCTTCATTATATTTATTAGTTTTAAGATAAAGCTTTCCAAAATTTATATAGGAGGAAGCTATTCCATATTTATCATTAATCCTTTTTCTTATCAATAATGATTCTTGAAAATTCTTAGTGCATTTGTCATAATTTTCTAAAGAATAATAAACTAATCCAATGTTGTTTAATGAGTTAGCCATTCCTCTTTTATCATTTAGTTCCTTTTTAATTGCCAATGATTTATTGTAATATTCTAATGCTTTATTTTTTTCATTTAATGACTCATAGTTTACACCAATATTATTAAATACATCAGCCAAACCCTTGTTATCGTTAATTGTTTTATATATTTTTATAGCTTTTTGGTTATATTCAAGAGCTTTATGAGTATTGCCTAAACTTTGATAAACTACTGCAAGATTACAGATTGTTTTTACACTACTATTTTTATCATCAAATTCCAATTTTATTTTTAATGATTTTTGAAAGTAAATTATTGCATTCTCGTAATCTCCAATCACTTGTGAAACAACTCCAAGATTGTTGTATCCTTTAGCCACTTTATCAATATCCGCTAATTCTATTTCAAGTTCAACACTTTGTTTAAAATATTTTATTGCCATAGGATAGTTATTTGAAAAATAATATCCGTAAGCAATATTCCCACAAGAGATACTTTGTTTTTTCTTTTCATTTTCTTTTTGGGAAAGCTCCAATGCCTTCAGTCCATAATTTATAGCTTTTTTAGGACTTTTACATGTTCTTGACAATTCATTGTAAATGTCAATCTTTTCAACTGTTGTTGAGCTTGAAAGTTCATTCTTTAAGCTATCAATTGAAGTAGCGGAAACGACAAAAACAGTATTAGCACAAATAATTGTTAAAACAAAAACAAATAATAGTTTATTCATATAGAGAATATTTGTATAGAATTATAATTCTTTTGTATTTCAAATGTAAAACAAATAATTAGTAAGTTCCAAATATA is a genomic window containing:
- a CDS encoding tetratricopeptide repeat protein, which codes for MNKLLFVFVLTIICANTVFVVSATSIDSLKNELSSSTTVEKIDIYNELSRTCKSPKKAINYGLKALELSQKENEKKKQSISCGNIAYGYYFSNNYPMAIKYFKQSVELEIELADIDKVAKGYNNLGVVSQVIGDYENAIIYFQKSLKIKLEFDDKNSSVKTICNLAVVYQSLGNTHKALEYNQKAIKIYKTINDNKGLADVFNNIGVNYESLNEKNKALEYYNKSLAIKKELNDKRGMANSLNNIGLVYYSLENYDKCTKNFQESLLIRKRINDKYGIASSYINFGKLYLKTNKYNEAKKYSHLALNISKDIGLKEIEKRAYENLHKVSKLLGNYKDAYNYYYLCSAIKDSIFNEESVKRIERLQIKFKTYEIIKENELLNKNIEIQKFEIEHHKYIRNIIIILGILILTILSLIIWIWLYFRKRKEEKKLALLNIELEKRVDSRTNYLEKEINERKKIEEELKISKIKAEENTKVKSQFLAEMSHEIRTPMNGIIGLSEILREEKLTEYQQELLDIIYNSGNDLLRIINDILDVSKIEAGQFELVEEKFDLINKINEVVKLLKIKAKIRNLELSLHFINDVPSPLIGDPVRLNQIIINIVNNALKFTKKGEIKIIIETLEEQKDSAKIKISVKDTGVGINKKGLESIFKAFSTSRTESTKKIEGTGLGLTISKELVKQMQGEIYVESEVGKGSVFWFIVVLKKSIEKTQPKKRKTIKSKLHVLVVEDNPMNQQLLKKVLLQRNYTVEIVANGKIAVEKYKTENFDLVLMDISMPVMDGYQATLEIRKFEKEENKKAVNIVAVTAKAVKQDKQKSLEVGMNDFLNKPFRSEQLFEIIDNLE